The nucleotide window GCACGAACGCGTCCTCGAGCGTGGGCCGGTCGATGCGGTACTCGATGAGCGAGGCGCCCGCGCGCTTCACCGTCTCCGCGACCGCGGCCGCGAGCCCGTTCTCGGTCGCACCCTCCACGGGGAGGAGGCGGAACCGCGAAACGCCGCGCGCGGGATCGTGTCCCGCCTCCGTCGCGCGGGCGACGCCCGGCACCTCGCCCAGGCGCGCCGCGAGGGCGTCGCCGGCGCGCGCCACCTCGACGACGAGCGCGTGCGCGCCGCCATAGCGCTCCTTGAGCTCCGTGGGCGTGCCGACCGCGAGGATGCGGCCGCGGCTCATGATGGCGACGCGGTCCGAGAGCTGGTCGGCCTCGTACATGTAGTGCGTCGTGAGGACGACGGTCTTGCCATGCTTCGTGGTCAGATCCTTGACGAGGGCGCGGACGCTTCGCGCCGCGTGGGGGTCGAGCCCGATGGACGGCTCGTCGAGGAGGAGCACGTCGGGGTCGTTGAGGAGGCCGCGCGCGACGTGCAGCCGCTGCTTCATCCCCTTCGAATAGTTCTCGACGCGCTCATCGGCGCGGTCGGCGAGGTCCACGACGTCGAGCAGCGCGTCGATGCGACGGCGGGCGTCCTTCGCCGGCATGTCGTAGAGCTGGCTGAAGTACCAGAGGTTCTCGCGTCCCGTGAGGCGCCAGTACAGCGCGCGCTCGCCGCCGAGCACGACCCCGACCTTCCGCCGCACCGCGTCGGCGTCCTTCACGACGTCGAGGCCCGCGACCTCCGCGGTTCCCGAGGATGGAAGAAGGAGCGTGGAGAGGAGCTTCACGAGCGTGGTCTTTCCCGCGCCGTTCGGGCCGAGGAGGCCGAAGAACTCGCCGCGCGCGACCTCGAGGTCGACGTGGTCCACGGCGGTGATGGTCCCCTTCGGAGGTCCGCGACCCACGAGGCGC belongs to Candidatus Thermoplasmatota archaeon and includes:
- a CDS encoding ABC transporter ATP-binding protein produces the protein MPEPAIRAQALVRTFDRKPEQGMGAAIKRLVGRGPPKGTITAVDHVDLEVARGEFFGLLGPNGAGKTTLVKLLSTLLLPSSGTAEVAGLDVVKDADAVRRKVGVVLGGERALYWRLTGRENLWYFSQLYDMPAKDARRRIDALLDVVDLADRADERVENYSKGMKQRLHVARGLLNDPDVLLLDEPSIGLDPHAARSVRALVKDLTTKHGKTVVLTTHYMYEADQLSDRVAIMSRGRILAVGTPTELKERYGGAHALVVEVARAGDALAARLGEVPGVARATEAGHDPARGVSRFRLLPVEGATENGLAAAVAETVKRAGASLIEYRIDRPTLEDAFVRATGETLE